The sequence aATCGGTAGAGCTAAGTGAAattgaccaatgattgtttccaaataagaatattgataaggttatataatcaaaggaccaatcattataaaggttaaatttaagagcgagcatagtatgcatttttatgtaaagaacTTGAGTAACAATGACCCGACagaaaaagtctgtaaaaacggatggattttgatactaagtcGGACACACCTTTGGAGGAGtgatcccccgtgtccccagcgctgcaaGGAACGAAGTGCCTGCTTCTCAACTTCACActggtgttaaggagttttattccggatttcggtaagGACGGGACTCGGGACGTGGAGCGAGGCGGCGGCCGCTGTTCCCGCGCGCGCTCCAGGGCGTCGGGCGCGGCCGCGGCGCAGGGGAGGGCGCTCTCGTCCTCCGCCGCCGTAGGGGGcgctgcgcggcggcggcgcctcTCTTGGAGCGCTGTCTTCCCTCGGTGGCGCCTCCTTTCCCAGCATCCCCCGCGGCGGTAGCGGAGTCCGTCCCTGCTCGGTGACCTTCGGTGGGCCGCTCGCTCCCGGCTGTAACGGTGGGTTTCGGCCCAAGCGAGCCCCGCCGGTTGTTGGCAGGCATCGCTCGGGGTGTCTCGGGGAGGCAGTTTGgttcagcctggggaaaagggggggacGGGGGAAGGCGTCGGCCATCGGCGCTCGAGCTCTGCCGTTACCCACCTCCCCCACGCCCTGTGCGGATGGGGCTGAGGGTCAGGTACCCCGGGCTGAGGTGGGGTCGTGGCGGGGAGGTCTGTGAGAAAGCAAATCCGGCGTTGTTCCGGATAGGTTTCGGAAAAAAGGCCACAACGACGTCGCCCCCGCCGAGGCCTTGGGGAAAGGCCTCTGCCGGGTTTTAGCAGGGTGTTAATTGGAAACAATATTGCTTGTTCTCTGCGTAGCGGTGGgaaaatccttttcttcctttctgctcagTCTCCTTGTTTGTTACTATGTTTTGATATTCTGTTATAGCAGAATGACTGCTATTATGGTACTGTTCATCTGAAACTACAAATACGGGAAACTTTGGGGCAGTTGCAGTGTTCTTAACAGTACTGGTGAAAGCACAACACTGTTTCAGGAAATGTCCACAATAATAAATTTGATTGAAATGTCTGTCTATAAACAAATAAAGATACATGTGGGTTTGTCTATAATTACACATTAATTACCatgaaaatgctttcatttttcaagaaTTACCTAGATTTTTCCAGTTGCTTTGGCATTGGCTACCCATGCATCCTTTTCTCTTTGATGCTTGCCAAAGGATGCTTTACATTTAGTAATGGCAAATAAGTGAGTAAGCATCACCTCATAGAAGTTCAtagggtacttcaggacatggtttagtgggcatggttaatggttggactcgatgatcttgaaggtcttttccaacctaaatgattctatgattctaagtttAAATACGCTTTTGTTTCCTGGGACTCTGATTTACCATATACCATCTACGTGTGTACATAGTTGACTTTATTGGCTTGTAATAAGTGTAAATAGTGACTTTATTGGGGTGAAGTGCTGTATGTAAGACAGTATAACAAGTAATATTTCAGTGCAATGTGGTGCAAATTTGTACTAACATGTATGGGAGACAGGgtaagctttattttaaaacatcttgcagttttctgtttgtctaACAAAGCTgtatagaaaagagaaaaacatcaaTAGGCTTCTTGCTCTTGGGGCATActttgaaagtaaaatattcATAATAAATTATGAAGTCAGTAGTttaacataatttattttgctattttgagTAGAAATTACCATGTTGGGAGAGACATCTTAGctgtgggggagggagggaaactAAATTGGTAGTGCAAGGAAGGAGCCTCTCTAGCTTGTCTGGAATGAGACTTCCCTCCTGAGACAATttggaaacattaaaaagagCTGTCACTGATAGGGAGAGAGAAGCCAAGCTATTGCTGCTCTGTAAATGCTCTACTGAGTCATCTTTGAACCCTTTCATCAACTgtaatttattgttttttattgTCTTAGCCCATAAATAGTAACCTTAACTCTGaatttttattgctttgcttTGGAATAAGTACTTCTGcatgtttggggatttttttaacctgtaaACTGCTGCTGATATATATcaggagtgtgtgtgtatatatatatatatataaaaatacgtatatctgtgtatatatattaaaaacataGCAGGTAAGAATACAGTTGCAAAACTAACCATTGTAAAACTTCTTATACTTTTCAGATGGTGCAGACCATGCTTCCAAAGTCATTGAGAGCCATGAAATTCTACTTCACAACTGTGTATCAAGAAATATGGGTTGGTGTAGCATTAACAGCTTATGTCTATTACAAAATTTCATATGGTGGTAAGTTACACATTATAGTCTTCATTAGCTGTTACTTTATAGATAAGGTTTATAGGTAAGAATATCCTTAACGATTACAAATCAGTCATTGAAAATATTGAGCAAATAAGAAATGAACACTCTTACTTAAGGCTAGGTCTCTGCCATAAAATTTACAAGTTTTAATATGCTCAGTGTAGAAGGTTATACTAACAAAAATACTCAAATACCAGTGTAACTCTGCCTACATTGTGAAGATTAGGTAACGTAGGaattggttttaaaaacacGCATCTAACTTGCAACGTATAGCCAGAGGCTTCTCCTGTAGATTTGTCCTGAAGGGAAATTAAGACTGTTCTGAACTAGAACATATTTTGATTAGAAGTTTTTTTAGAATCCTTGTATTTTTGAGTTTTTGCTCAAGGTGtgcaaaaaaatacaggtttttaaaagctttttaataattcaaataaatatttccaagGGTGTAGATTGCACAACCTCAAGGGAAGATTTTAAAGCAAACTGTATTCTTAGCGCTTCAGTTTACATCTGTAtgttgtgtgtatgtatatccATATATTATGTAAAACAGTACCATTCTTTATATGTTTCTTTTGAATTACAGTAGGAGTCTTGATAGGTACAATTTCTAAATGTTTGGAGTCTTggttaattaaaaacaaacaacttctAAAAAATCAAGACAACATTTACTGACATGTACCATGGAAAGTACATGTTGTACACTTTTTAAACCTTGTTCAAGCTAAGTTAGCAAATCATAAGTATTATAATCTAATTGAAGTTtatctgcaaaaaataaataggaagtatttttttacaCTGTCATTGTTcagcttgttttttcttttttttttttttccaggcaaaaaagcagtggcagatAGTAAGTATTAAATATCTAATactctattttttaaatgagtgcC comes from Haliaeetus albicilla chromosome 5, bHalAlb1.1, whole genome shotgun sequence and encodes:
- the ATP5MJ gene encoding ATP synthase subunit ATP5MJ, mitochondrial codes for the protein MVQTMLPKSLRAMKFYFTTVYQEIWVGVALTAYVYYKISYGGKKAVADKSSGAGHH